A genomic window from Parasteatoda tepidariorum isolate YZ-2023 chromosome 10, CAS_Ptep_4.0, whole genome shotgun sequence includes:
- the LOC107437540 gene encoding uncharacterized protein — translation MKITGLDSRHSWIVAVASSIIFTFVTCPMRLGSQLFVSILDRYGADRNAASFPFALAYCARSLSGPFAGYFGEKLGLQRVTQIGCLLCAIGIGGCFFAESIIIIDICFGLIFGFGLGWATAVVPEIINQHFDRHRAKGQGIVFGGSGLGSSLFPPLLELVLLHFGTSGTFLIISAIILNSIPVTMLLNKPKPEKSESLKPSSAGESNLKTKQSSVCHAIEKEKESNLKLKFDSRKFEFYNKLANDVSDVKSTDVSEFQLHPDSIFSFVPSSLSDQNTLNSTPVRLLSYTSTEPLEFRRWQKNILERHSKQMDTDVLNNQNLKNQKQTSSVINTQVLKDQVHTPAVLNCSVLNDQIYYINNKFRTITTNSKKPTSQESSNSISVLWNPVFLLITLIQSLHFYVMYMFLTITIDIVRDKGVERDHEVYFVMALSFFDTIGRFLLASVTDHGYITVANFSAICFALIGLMCLMLVFVSGFSATLTAICLLGLILGGNTTSLPGTLNEFIEKKNRAMAMASRLLLYAPMSFTMSPLIGIFREGMGSYDGLLYMMLGMSMLCSILLQFMSRFIRRRGREERCEQR, via the exons ATGAAAATAACTGGATTGGACAGCAGACATAGCTGGATTGTGGCCGTGGCCAGCTCCATCATATTCACCTTCGTGACATGCCCCATGAGATTGGGATCACAGCTTTTTGTCTCCATTTTGGATCGTTACGGCGCTGACAGGAATGCAGCATCTTTTCCATTCGCTCTCGCCTATTGCGCAAGAAGTTTGtcag GTCCGTTTGCAGGATATTTTGGCGAGAAGTTAGGACTGCAGAGAGTGACACAGATTGGTTGCTTATTATGTGCAATAGGCATTGGAGGGTGCTTCTTTGCAGAGAGCATCATTATCATTGATATCTGTTTTGGCTTAATTTTTG gatTTGGTTTAGGATGGGCCACTGCTGTTGTCCCTGAGATCATCAATCAACACTTCGACAGGCACAGAGCAAAGGGACAAGGAATTGTCTTTGGTGGGAGCGGCTTGGGTTCCTCTTTATTTCCTCCTCTTTTGGAATTAGTACTGTTGCATTTCGGGACATCCGGAACTTTCCTAATCATATCCGCCATCATACTTAACAGCATACCAGTGACTATGTTGTTAAATAAACCCAAGCCTGAGAAGTCAGAATCACTGAAACCTTCATCAGCGGGTGAatcgaatttgaaaacaaaacaatcaagCGTGTGCCATGCgattgaaaaggaaaaagaatcTAATTTAAAGCTGAAATTTGATTCACGgaaattcgaattttataataaacttgcGAACGATGTTTCAGATGTTAAATCGACTGATGTGTCAGAATTTCAACTCCATCCTGATTCTATCTTCTCATTTGTACCAAGTTCCCTTTCTgatcaaaatactttaaactcTACTCCAGTACGTTTGTTGTCCTATACAAGTACCGAGCCTTTGGAATTCCGAAGATGGCAGAAAAACATATTAGAAAGACATTCCAAGCAAATGGACACTGATGTGCTCaataatcaaaacttaaaaaatcagaaGCAAACATCTTCAGTTATCAATACGCAAGTGCTTAAGGACCAAGTGCATACGCCTGCAGTGTTAAATTGCAGTGTCTTGAACGATCAAATTTactatataaacaataaatttagaacTATTACTACAAATAGTAAGAAACCCACTTCGCAAGAATCAAGTAATTCCATTAGTGTTCTATGGAATCCCGTGTTTTTGCTCATAACCCTGATTCAAAGCTTGCATTTCTACGTCATGTATATGTTTCTAACCATTACCATAGACATTGTTCGAGACAAGGGCGTCGAACGCGATCACGAGGTATATTTCGTGATGGCTCTGTCGTTTTTCGATACAATTGGACGCTTTCTCTTAGCTTCTGTTACCGATCATGGATACATAACTGTCGCCAACTTTAGTGCCATTTGTTTCGCCCTAATAGGACTAATGTGCCTAATGCTTGTTTTTGTGTCGGGGTTTTCGGCTACTTTAACTGCCATCTGCTTACTCGGACTTATTTTGGGTGGCAATACAACAAGTCTTCCCGGAACCTTGAATGAGTTTATTGAGAAGAAGAATCGAGCGATGGCAATGGCATCCAGGCTCTTGCTGTATGCACCAATGAGCTTCACGATGTCACCCTTAATAG gtatCTTCAGAGAAGGTATGGGTTCATATGATGGACTGCTCTACATGATGCTGGGCATGTCTATGCTGTGTAGCATTCTTCTACAGTTCATGTCGCGTTTCATTAGGCGCAGAGGCAGAGAAGAACGCTGCGAACAGAGATGA